One segment of Brassica napus cultivar Da-Ae chromosome C3, Da-Ae, whole genome shotgun sequence DNA contains the following:
- the LOC106390023 gene encoding uncharacterized protein LOC106390023: MQLTGIGNRNYSVKPLIGGQFGISVPSQNRRRWFFPLSHSSHQKKEGAKGDEITEDMIANSKTLAFNLFFSKNISLKQKKYAPKVFLRRPFAGSICEAYLKKYPAMIKRAPFC; the protein is encoded by the exons ATGCAGCTGACTGGAATCGGGAATAGGAATTACTCGGTAAAGCCATTGATCGGAGGTCAGTTTGGGATCTCTGTTCCAAGTCAAAACCGGAGAAGATGGTTCTTTCCTCTGTCTCATTCTTCCCATCAAAAaaa AGAGGGTGCAAAAGGGGATGAGATTACTGAAGATATGATTGCAAACAGCAAAACATTAGCGTTTAATCTTTTCTTCAG TAAAAATATCTCCTTAAAGCAGAAGAAGTATGCGCCAAAGGTGTTTCTAAGACGCCCTTTTGCTGGAAG TATCTGCGAAGCCTATTTGAAGAAATATCCAGCCATGATCAAGCGTGCTCCCTTTTGTTAA